The Stieleria sp. JC731 genome has a segment encoding these proteins:
- a CDS encoding BON domain-containing protein, with amino-acid sequence MLNLPSDSLNQRRFHCVFIALVANLSLACLASAQFSSGSTTTGTDSTSSSTGTSTGSSTMGSGSSFSLSASSSEGFSGVQRGSSIGSENVQGFGAAAESSGTTGRSSATSARGGGMGGLGGLGGLFGALGNAFGAQNSANSQPTIRVRLRSAINAPPLSSVQVQSAATKVFDRLPANSSVRNVNITMAGRTAVLTGVVSSEKDRRMSELLMRLEPGVSQIDNQITIAE; translated from the coding sequence ATGCTGAATTTGCCATCTGACAGCCTCAACCAACGTCGCTTTCATTGCGTCTTCATCGCTTTGGTAGCCAATTTGTCACTCGCATGCTTGGCCAGTGCTCAGTTTTCCTCTGGAAGCACGACTACCGGAACCGACAGCACTTCATCCTCAACCGGAACGTCGACCGGCAGTTCCACAATGGGGTCCGGCAGCAGTTTTTCACTCTCCGCATCCAGCAGCGAAGGTTTTTCTGGAGTCCAGCGTGGATCGTCCATCGGTTCCGAGAACGTCCAGGGTTTCGGGGCTGCCGCGGAGTCGTCCGGAACCACCGGGCGATCGAGCGCGACAAGTGCCCGTGGCGGTGGCATGGGAGGTCTCGGTGGCCTTGGCGGATTGTTTGGAGCCTTAGGAAATGCCTTCGGCGCACAGAATTCCGCCAATTCACAACCAACCATTCGTGTCCGTCTGCGATCGGCAATCAACGCTCCGCCGCTTAGCAGCGTGCAAGTTCAATCGGCGGCAACGAAAGTCTTCGACCGGCTTCCGGCGAACAGCAGCGTTCGAAACGTCAACATCACCATGGCCGGGCGAACCGCCGTCCTAACCGGAGTGGTTTCCAGCGAGAAAGATCGCCGGATGAGCGAGCTGTTGATGCGGTTGGAACCAGGGGTGAGCCAGATCGACAACCAAATCACGATCGCCGAATAA